Genomic window (Candidatus Nitrosocosmicus franklandus):
CCCGCAGCAACAGCTCGCTTACTACCGGTTCTGCCTGCAGCAAAGAATGCAGCTGATATACCACCCATAACTACTGCTATTATTATTATCATCAGTACTGTGTTATCTAAATTAGTACCAAACATTGCAGTACCAGAACCATATGCGCCTGCTGATTGAGCATTACTTATCTTCTCTCTTGCCAATTGAAGTTGCTCCTCCAATGTTGCTGTGCCAACGTCACCTTGTGATCCATATTGTGCAAAAGCAATGTTAAATCCTGGTAATAATAGTATAGAGCCCATTACCAATGAAAAAGCCGCTACCATTAACTGTGCCTTATTCATATTAAAAATTACTCAGATAGGAATTATATAACTTTTATGTTATGACAGAATAATAACATTTAAGATATGTAAATTTTCATACAAATATAGCGAATATGGCACGAACTCACGCCCACACTCATGGAAAATCTCATTCTATTAGGCCAACTTCCAAGAATGCACCCTCTTGGACCATGGATGGTGAAGAAATCATAAAAACAATAGTCAATTTCGGTAAGGATGGAATGTCTGCCAGTGAAATTGGTTTAAGATTAAGAGACGAACTTGCAATCCCGTTGGCAAAACCAATAATAGGAAAAACCATAACTCAAGTATTGGAAGAAAATGATATTAAACGATCCATGCCCGAAGACTTGGAAAAGCTTGTTCGAAAAGCATTGGGATTACAAAAACATTTGAGTATCCATAATAGCGATAAAAGAAATGTGAGGTCTCTCGAACTGATAGAATCAAAGATTCACAGATTATCAAGATACTACAAAAGAATTGGCAAGGTATCTAAAGATTGGAAGTATGCATCAGTTATAGCCAAACTAGAATAGAGAATGGGAGATAAGAACCTCGAACACATCTTATCATCAACAAGCAGCCTGTTATTTGACCAAATAGAACAGAAAAAAGTTATATTTATTATTTCAAATTCAACCGTCGATGGGATAATTAGTAGTTCTATAATCTTTGATTCAATCTACCGTATGGGAGGTAATGCGGTTATCAGATGCGAAGATTCTGGTAACTATGAAGAGTCAAAATATAGAATAGGAAACCTAATAAAGGAAGGATATGATTCTTTCATCCTTTTGGATTTTGATTCTAATTTCTATGATGAGATTGTCGATTTGATTACACATAACAATTATTTTTTGTTCATTAACGCAGATAAAGATTCATCTAAGAGCAAAAATTCAATAGAAACTGACAAGGTTAGATATCTCAATACCTACAAGATAAAGGACATCCTGAATTTAGACAATGCACCTACAATTTCGAGCGTCGTATATTACTTGATAAAGGATATTGATAGGAAAATAACTCAAATGTCGTATTTACCCTTAATAGCAGAAATTTCAAAATTCTCAAATGCCATATATGATAGACCAAATGAACCCTACAATGAAATATTACAAACTGCCATGTCGTTAAATTTGATTGAAAAGAAAAAAGACCTGGTATTCGTTGGAAAACCCACCTCTTCGATTATTAGTGTATTGGAGGACAACACATCCTATTTTATCAAAGGATTAACTTGGAACAGGCAGGCCTCTATTAAAGTTCTACAAAGATCTGGAGTACTGTCTGCAGAAAATAAGAGAGCAAAGTCTTTGGACGAGCTTGAAGAAAGAGAGATTAACGAAATAGTAAACTCTATTGAAGAATTTGTTGAAAAAGAGAATTCGAATGATGATGATACAACTTTAGTAAGCAAGAATTTAAGAGAAAAATTACTTTCGTATAACTATGTTCTTACAAGTGAGGAGTCGAATAGTATTCTTAAAGGGTCTTACTCATTCGCAAAGGCGCTAGAATCATGTATTAAGAGAAAAAGCATTGGTCTCGCATTGGCAATTTCTCTTGGAGATCGATATGATTTGCTGAACGAAATCCGGGATCAGATCCAATCAGACAAGTTTAAAATTAGAAAAAGTGGTTCAAGAATCTTTTCCGAAAAGTGGAGGTGCTACGAAGATGGAAAAATAACATTTGTAAATGGTGAGGGAATATTAGATGAGAAACAAATTGTCGAATTCGCTGACCTATTAGCAAAATCACACTCCTTTTCGGATAAAATAATATGTTTAAGAACTACTGGAACCTCGAGTGAAGAGATGTACAAATATATTTTGATGAGTGGAGAATCCATTAAATTAGACGCCGTTAAATTAAGAGAAAAAATAAAGGAATTTACTGAAAAGCAAGGCTTGTCAATCAAATACTGTTCTCCTACAAGGTATTACAACGATAGAAAAAACATCAATATAGAAGTAATAGTGCCCGTGAATAAATTAGAAGTATTTTTATCGAATATAAAAAAAATAATATTGGATGTTAACACCCCCTAGTCTCTGTTTTGATGTAAATATAACAATAAAATGCAGAAGTACAAATGAAGCGATCGCAACTTACAAGTCATTGATTGTAGACAATATAGATATTCCTTCTAGCTTAGTCATAGACATAAAAACGGAACAAGAGAATCTTTTTCTTCACGTAAAATTCACAAGAAGCGAGGCCAGGGAAAATAATATTAACACTTTAATCAACACAATTGATGAGATTATGGAGCATATTACATTAATCAGGAATGTGATAAGCGTTGATTGATTCAAGGATCATAAAAGAAAACCCTAAACTGGTTAAAGAAATGCTTATCAAGCGAAATATCAGCTTCCCTATAGATGAGCTTTTAGATTCAGATAAGAAAAGAAGAGACCTAATAGTGAGATTACAAAACTTAAAGCATCAAAAAAATACACTCGCAAAAGAAATTGCCACAGCAAAGAAAAGAAATGAGGATATATCTGAGAGTGTAAACAAGATGGAAGAGATCGGGAGACAGATAAAAAGAACCGAAGACGAAACCAAAGAAAACGATCAAATCTTCTTAAAATATATTTATAGCTTACCCAACTTTCCACATGAAAGTGTTCCTATTGGTAGAGACGCAACTGAAAATGTAGTTATCAAGAATGTTCCATCAATAATTATTAATTCCAATGATATTTCAAATAACAGATATGATAATAAGAATAATAACCCTAACATCGTTTTTGACATAAAAAGAAAGAGTCACGTTGATCTTGCTACTGAGTATGATCTAGTGGATTTTGAGAGAGCAGGAAAAATATCAGGCTCTCGTTTTTATATTCTAAAGAATGAATTGGTCAAGTTGAGTATGGCCCTGTCAAATTTTGCTCTGGACTATTTGATAAAAGAAGGATATACGGCAATTCAACCACCGTTTCTCATAAGAAGAGAAGCTATGGAAGGGGCAGTTATTTTGAGCGATTTCGAAGACACTATTTACAAAGTAGAAAATGAAGATCTTTACTTGATCGGAACATCAGAACACCCTATGGCTTCAATGCATATGAACGAAATTATTGATGGAAAAGATCTTCCCATTAGATATGCAGGGGTTAGTTCATGTTTTAGAAAGGAGGCTGGAGCCCATGGTAAAGACATGAAGGGCTTATTTAGAGTACATCAATTTGAAAAAATTGAGCAATTTGTGTTCTGCAAACCAGACGATTCCTGGAAGGAACATGAAAAACTATTAGAAATTACAGAGAGATTTTATGAAATGCTAGAAATTCCCTTTAGAACCATAATTCTATGTACGGGGGATCTAGGAAAAGTAGCTTCGAAAACATATGATATTGAAGCCTGGTTTCCAGTGCAAGGTGCATATAGGGAAATATGCTCTTGTTCTAACTGTACAGATTATCAGGCACGAAGTCTAAAGATAAGATTTAGAAATAATCCAAACGAGGAAACGACACTAGTTCATACGTTAAATAGTACTTTGGTAGCCGTTCAGAGAACTTTAGTTGCCATAATGGAAAACTATCAAACTTCCCGTGGAACTATTGAAATCCCGAAAGTATTGAGAAAGTATATGAATAATTTAGAAGAAATAGGCAATAGAAGATAGTTATTTTTTAAAATAGCACAATTTTGTTTAGAAATAGAGAATATTTATGGTAGAAGGAAATTGATGTTTTTTCAAATTACATAACCAAAATCTATATATCCTAGTTGTCAGGCTCATAATATAATGAGCTTGTTAAGCGTACTGTCTCAAACAAGTAGTATGTTCCAAAACTTTGGCTTACAAATCGGGCCACAATACGACCCCTTGTTCTATGACGTCATGATCTACATATTTGGAACTATGTTATTTGGAGTATTTTTGTTAGGTGCAATTTCATTTTGGCTGAGAAGAAAAGGTCTTGGAGGTCAATCCGCAAAAGAAAAATGGACCCAAGAATTAGAGAAATATTTCCAAAGAGAGCAGATAGGATTAATGCCTGACGAAAAGCATCATTGGTAAACTATCGCACTCTTTTTTATTCATTTTAAAAAATTTTCAATTATAATTTTATGAATTGTATCAAATTATAATTAATCATTGGGGATTATCACTCGGTGAAATTGAAACTATCAATAATCTCTTCAAAATCTATGTTGTGATCGAGTCAGAAATTCAAAAAAATAGTTCATACGCAAGTATTCTCGAGATTGAATTCATCAAGAACGTATCTGAAGAGTTTTTTAATTGTATTTCGATCGACAGATGGAACCTTTTTGTAGATGTCATAAAAAATATCAGGAAAAGAAGAGGAAGCAAGGGATTAAGATTTAAGCTCATCATAACAGAATGTTTCGAGCAAAATCAATATGGAGATGAAGTCATTGATAAGGAAAGTTCCAATTTTGACACGAACGACACAGAAGATGAGATCGAACTCTTGTTTTGCAGAAGAATGATATATCTTTTAGGAAACAAAAATCATAATGAATTCACTAAGGGCGTGGAGCGAATTGAAATATCAATTGAAAATATTAGAGTTATTCAATCAAACCAAGAAAATGGATCCGTCACTAACAGAATCCCAACCTAACGAATCCCCAAGTAAGGAAAATAAAGATAATACTGGTCAAGTGAAAAACGACATGAAACACTTACATTCAGAATCAAATATCCAACTTTTTGTTTTTGTATTTGACCATAACAAAAGAATATGGAAGACGCTGTAACTGGCTAAAGAGTTTGGTTAGCTTAGTTAGTTCACCCCATAAATTAAAAAGTCAAGTCACATAAAGTTCAGAATATGGGAAAAATAGATAGCACTGACAATAGTGAAAACATGATAAATTTGTATTTTGAAAAAGAAGAGACACAGACTGACCAAGTCCTTGAAGGTCGTGTATCTATAACTTATGAAGGCAGGTTTGATAGCATTAGCATTAACTCTCAAATTGAAGGTTCCTCCGACGTTTTTACCTATATAGAACTACAGGGCAAAAAAATCAATCACCCTTATGCGAGACTTCCAATTATGAAAAAAGAGATATTAGAACCAAAAAACATTCAGTTTAAAGTCAAGACTTTACATGTGCCGTCTGATGATGGTTCAATGGCAAAGTTTAGAGCAACCTTGATTCAAGAACACAAGGAAATAGGTTCTGCTGTCAAATTTATCAGAATTAAAAAAGGTAAAGATTAACCTTAACCGAAGTTTGGCTCTACATCTACCTTTCCAGTCATCCACGGGTGAGGTTCACAATGATAAGCATATTCACCACGCTGTGTGAAAGTAAATTCAAAAGTACCCTGTGGAGGAATAAGACCTATAGTAGCTAAAGAGTCAAAGCGACCATTTACTGGATCTTCATAATCGTTATCAGTAGTTACAGTATGTGCTGTCACATCATCGTTGGTCCAGACAACTTTATTAGACACACCCAATGTAGCACGCACTTCCTTAGGTGAATAAAAATTGGGATTCTCAGGTAAAGAGGCGCCTTCGACTATAGATATCGATGTAATTCCTGATGGGTTTAATACTTCTTCAGGAACATCTGGCGTGGCATTCATGGCTGGTGTATAAACAAACTGATAATAAACTAAACTTATGGTAATAATTACTACAAAAGAAATGATACTAATCCCGCCAATCTGGGACTGCTTCTTTACTCGTTCCAATTGAGTTTTATTTGACAAACGATAATAAATATTTTATTTATCGAAAAAATGTCAATAGCATTATAAATGTTTACTAGAGACAGAACAATATTTTATCGAAAAAAGTTAGAAAATATCGAAGAAAATGGAAAAGCTTATGCATGGATTGAAATTGGTTGTTGGCTGATAGAATATACACAATCAATTCATAACCCTCAATTTGCATTATTCATCCGACTTTACCTTCATCGATCCTTCAACTGCAGGAATACCTTTTTCTGAATGAGATTCAACGTTCGCTTCTGTAGGTGCACTGGATCGTTTTGAGGACTGAATTTCGGGTAAAGGTACTGATTCGTCTTTATGTAAGGCTTTATCTTTTTGTAATTTTTCTTCGGAAGAAACATCCGATAACTCCTTGACCGGGGTACCGCCAGAAAGAGGCCTTCTTTTTGGGGATCCGAATGAAGGAAATATGAATTTGCGTTTTTTACTGGTTACAACTTCAACATTTGATTTTGGCAAACCCCTACCGTATCTATACAAATGGAACATACCGGCAAAAACCAACATCAATATTCCTATTAGGAATAGTGAATAGTTTTTCATCCCATCCAAAACAGCATAGTAGGCAGCTATGTTTAGGTATACTTGAAATCCTATCAGAACAACAAACAGGATATACAACCACTTTGCAGGAAGTTGTATTGGATTTTTCTCAGGCGGTTTTTGTTTCTTTGCATTTGCTTCCGCATTCTTTGCTAGCTTAATCATCAAATAAGTGAACCCAAATGACAAGGGGACAAGCAACACCATAACAGTATACAGGAAGATAGGATCGATTACCAGTCTTTCCAATAGCGATTTTGTCCTATCTGGATCGATATAAAAGCCCCAGTATGTCGTAATTATAATCTGAGCAATACTAGTGATACCCAGCGCAGTAATAATTGGACGATCCTTCCAGGAGAACTTTTTATACCTATCAATGAAAGGAATTATCAACAGTGTAAATATAAACAGACCTGGCCAAGCTACCCCAGTAGTAAATTTATCAAATTGACTTCTTAAAAACGCGTAGAGACCAGTAAGATACCATTCAGGTACAGTTATTCCAGGGGGCACATTAGGATCAAACTTTAGCCCCAAATCGATTGGAAAAACACCACCAGTTATCATGATAGCCCCTGCTACGGCCATTACCATGGGTACGTCGAATACCAAAAATCGAGGGAAATGTACCACCATCAACCCTAATAGCACAATTGGCAAAAAGAATACATGAAAAGCATAAAACCTAAGCACGAAATCATGAAATCCCGACCCAAAAAACGCGTTCATCATATCAGGACCAAGGATGGGAATAGAATTAGTAAGTGACGCCGCTATAGATATTGCTAATTCAGCTCTTTCACTAAAGATAATATCATAACCAGTGAATGCCTCTAGAATTGTAAGGACACCAAGTAAAATTCCAGTAACCCATAACATTTCATTTCGGATCTTATATCGCCCACTAAAGAATTGATAATACATATGCAAAATTGCCAGCATTACCATAGCGTTTGAAGCATGATAGTGAATATTTCTAATGTGAAATCCATAGGGAATTGTATCATTGATCTTACTGACACTATCCCATGCCCTATCCAGTATAGGTTCATACCATAACATGAGAAAAGCCCCAGTAATTCCCAGTATGATAAACACTACAAAAGTCAACATCCCAAGGAATCCTAATGGACTCACAAACTTTGTTGGAAAAGTGAACTTTAGACCCATAAAGATGGTTCTATCGAACCCGGCATAGATCCATTTGAATAGCCTTACAAGGCTATTATCTTCACTATGTAAGGAAGCGCCCATATCCGACTACCCCATTACCTGACGGGGTCCAATTGGGAGGTTTAATCCAAATATTACCTTCATCGTCCACCTCGAGATCCAAGCTAGGTAAAACATTGGAAGGTGGAGCCTGAAGTGCTGCTGGGCCTGCAAATGCCTCACCTGTTAATGGGTCGTACATAGAACCATGACAAGGACACTCACCTCGTTTTCTACCTTCCTCTGGCCAATATTTCCATAAACACCACAAATGAAGACACACCATACTATACATTCTAAAAGCTGATGCATCATTCTTTTCCCCACCAAGCTCTGCTGGGAGTCGTATGAACTGCCAAGTTCGAAAAGCTTCTTCATTTAATACAGGATCTTCAGACATTGGATAAACAACAGCTTCAGCATGATTTACTTTGAATGTATTAACATTTGCTTGGCTTCCATCAGGCAACACGACCTTTGCTCTTTCTTCAGAAGATTCCCTAGGATTAGGTAAGAACTTTCCCCATTCGACAAAAGGTGTAAAGGTCATAACTGTACCTGCTGCTGCAAGCAACTTTAAAAAATCTCTACGTGAAATCTTTCCTCCGTCGACTTTTGGAGGTTGTCGTTGAGACATTATAACTAAAAAGTTCAAAAAGATATCTTATAAATCTTTATTTAAGTATACCTAATACAGGCATCATTTTGTAGACAGTATTTTCATTACAATCAAAAAAATTTTGATTGGATCGCTTGCCAACCGGATTTATTATCGATGCAGAGTTTCACACATTATTCCGGCTTGATGACTCTAAAATACTTGCGCGAGTCTTATTCTAACAATTCCATTTATTACTGAAATATTTGAAACAACATAGCGTTTATCTTGTAGTTCCGATACAGATAAAGTATTAGTCCTATTGGTAACCAAGTTGTGTATAGTCAAGAGACGAGTCTCATTGTTGAAATTGGCCTGTATCTGAGAAAAAGTTGAAGCATTTTTATCTTCATATATCACGTCAACAAAATTTTCCCCCATTATAATTTCAGGCCGAAGTATTCTTTTCGGATTTCTCACATCAGAAGAATCTATACGATTGTTACCAACATAATGATTGTTTAAAGGAAACTTGGATGTCCTAATTGACCTGGGTCGATAGTCTTGGTTTCGGTAAGATCCCCTGTCAAATAGATGGGTCGAAAAGAATTTCCATCCGTATGCAGACACCAATCCTATTATGAACCCTCCTATATGTGCCAAATATGCAACTCCTCCAGATTGGCCTATTAATGC
Coding sequences:
- a CDS encoding cytochrome b — translated: MGASLHSEDNSLVRLFKWIYAGFDRTIFMGLKFTFPTKFVSPLGFLGMLTFVVFIILGITGAFLMLWYEPILDRAWDSVSKINDTIPYGFHIRNIHYHASNAMVMLAILHMYYQFFSGRYKIRNEMLWVTGILLGVLTILEAFTGYDIIFSERAELAISIAASLTNSIPILGPDMMNAFFGSGFHDFVLRFYAFHVFFLPIVLLGLMVVHFPRFLVFDVPMVMAVAGAIMITGGVFPIDLGLKFDPNVPPGITVPEWYLTGLYAFLRSQFDKFTTGVAWPGLFIFTLLIIPFIDRYKKFSWKDRPIITALGITSIAQIIITTYWGFYIDPDRTKSLLERLVIDPIFLYTVMVLLVPLSFGFTYLMIKLAKNAEANAKKQKPPEKNPIQLPAKWLYILFVVLIGFQVYLNIAAYYAVLDGMKNYSLFLIGILMLVFAGMFHLYRYGRGLPKSNVEVVTSKKRKFIFPSFGSPKRRPLSGGTPVKELSDVSSEEKLQKDKALHKDESVPLPEIQSSKRSSAPTEANVESHSEKGIPAVEGSMKVKSDE
- a CDS encoding 30S ribosomal protein S15, with translation MARTHAHTHGKSHSIRPTSKNAPSWTMDGEEIIKTIVNFGKDGMSASEIGLRLRDELAIPLAKPIIGKTITQVLEENDIKRSMPEDLEKLVRKALGLQKHLSIHNSDKRNVRSLELIESKIHRLSRYYKRIGKVSKDWKYASVIAKLE
- the serS gene encoding serine--tRNA ligase, translating into MIDSRIIKENPKLVKEMLIKRNISFPIDELLDSDKKRRDLIVRLQNLKHQKNTLAKEIATAKKRNEDISESVNKMEEIGRQIKRTEDETKENDQIFLKYIYSLPNFPHESVPIGRDATENVVIKNVPSIIINSNDISNNRYDNKNNNPNIVFDIKRKSHVDLATEYDLVDFERAGKISGSRFYILKNELVKLSMALSNFALDYLIKEGYTAIQPPFLIRREAMEGAVILSDFEDTIYKVENEDLYLIGTSEHPMASMHMNEIIDGKDLPIRYAGVSSCFRKEAGAHGKDMKGLFRVHQFEKIEQFVFCKPDDSWKEHEKLLEITERFYEMLEIPFRTIILCTGDLGKVASKTYDIEAWFPVQGAYREICSCSNCTDYQARSLKIRFRNNPNEETTLVHTLNSTLVAVQRTLVAIMENYQTSRGTIEIPKVLRKYMNNLEEIGNRR
- a CDS encoding KEOPS complex subunit Pcc1, with amino-acid sequence MLTPPSLCFDVNITIKCRSTNEAIATYKSLIVDNIDIPSSLVIDIKTEQENLFLHVKFTRSEARENNINTLINTIDEIMEHITLIRNVISVD
- a CDS encoding cupredoxin domain-containing protein, with protein sequence MERVKKQSQIGGISIISFVVIITISLVYYQFVYTPAMNATPDVPEEVLNPSGITSISIVEGASLPENPNFYSPKEVRATLGVSNKVVWTNDDVTAHTVTTDNDYEDPVNGRFDSLATIGLIPPQGTFEFTFTQRGEYAYHCEPHPWMTGKVDVEPNFG
- a CDS encoding zinc ribbon domain-containing protein; the protein is MNKAQLMVAAFSLVMGSILLLPGFNIAFAQYGSQGDVGTATLEEQLQLAREKISNAQSAGAYGSGTAMFGTNLDNTVLMIIIIAVVMGGISAAFFAAGRTGSKRAVAAGPEGTYTSGKFCTNCGNQLSDGQKFCGNCGTKV
- a CDS encoding twin-arginine translocation signal domain-containing protein produces the protein MSQRQPPKVDGGKISRRDFLKLLAAAGTVMTFTPFVEWGKFLPNPRESSEERAKVVLPDGSQANVNTFKVNHAEAVVYPMSEDPVLNEEAFRTWQFIRLPAELGGEKNDASAFRMYSMVCLHLWCLWKYWPEEGRKRGECPCHGSMYDPLTGEAFAGPAALQAPPSNVLPSLDLEVDDEGNIWIKPPNWTPSGNGVVGYGRFLT